From the Acetobacter aceti genome, one window contains:
- a CDS encoding pyruvate dehydrogenase complex dihydrolipoamide acetyltransferase: MAIDILMPALSPTMTEGKLAKWNKKEGDTVSSGEVIAEIETDKATMEVEAVDEGILGKILVPEGTEGVAVNTPIAILVEDGEVVPDGPSAAAPKTEKAEAAKAEAPAPKTAAPAPQVKASVEKGSRVFASPLAKRIAKDAGIDLSTLKGSGPNGRIVKKDVEAAKAGGGASAPKSAPVAAYTPGGSTSTPHSTMRKVIARRLTESKTTVPHFYVSVDVKLDALMALRSQLNAASPAEGPDAFKLSVNDLLIKAAAVTLRRVKGVNVSYTDEALIEYNDVDISVAVSIPDGLITPIIRQADRKSLREISNEMKDLASRARAGKLKPEEFQGGSFSISNMGMFGVSSFSAIINPPQAGILAIAAGEKRAVVKPDGSLGVATVMTVTLSVDHRAIDGALAAKWTSSFREVVENPFTLVV; encoded by the coding sequence ATGGCTATTGATATCCTGATGCCCGCTCTCTCGCCGACCATGACGGAAGGCAAGCTGGCGAAGTGGAACAAGAAAGAGGGTGACACGGTCTCTTCTGGCGAAGTGATCGCCGAGATCGAGACGGACAAGGCGACGATGGAAGTCGAAGCCGTGGACGAGGGTATTCTCGGCAAGATTCTTGTTCCGGAAGGAACGGAGGGTGTGGCGGTGAACACGCCCATCGCCATTCTGGTCGAGGACGGCGAGGTTGTGCCGGACGGCCCGTCCGCAGCCGCGCCGAAGACGGAGAAAGCCGAGGCTGCAAAGGCTGAGGCACCTGCTCCAAAGACTGCTGCTCCTGCGCCGCAGGTGAAGGCGTCGGTAGAGAAGGGGAGTCGCGTATTCGCTTCTCCGCTGGCGAAGCGGATTGCCAAGGATGCGGGCATCGATCTGTCCACTCTGAAAGGCAGCGGCCCAAATGGTCGTATCGTCAAGAAGGATGTGGAGGCTGCAAAGGCTGGCGGCGGTGCTTCGGCACCGAAGTCCGCACCTGTGGCGGCCTATACGCCGGGTGGTTCGACCAGCACGCCGCATTCCACCATGCGCAAGGTCATCGCCCGCCGTCTGACGGAATCGAAGACGACCGTTCCGCACTTCTACGTCTCGGTTGATGTGAAGCTCGACGCGCTGATGGCTCTGCGCAGCCAGCTCAACGCGGCGTCACCCGCCGAGGGACCGGATGCGTTCAAGCTGTCGGTCAACGATCTGCTGATCAAGGCCGCTGCCGTCACGCTGCGTCGCGTGAAGGGCGTCAACGTCTCCTACACGGACGAGGCGCTGATCGAGTATAATGACGTGGACATCTCGGTGGCCGTGTCCATCCCGGATGGTCTCATCACGCCGATCATCCGTCAGGCTGACCGTAAGTCTCTGCGTGAGATCAGCAACGAGATGAAAGATCTCGCCTCCCGTGCGCGTGCGGGCAAGCTGAAGCCGGAAGAGTTCCAGGGTGGATCGTTCTCGATCTCCAACATGGGCATGTTCGGCGTCAGTTCGTTCTCGGCGATCATCAACCCGCCGCAGGCTGGTATTCTGGCCATTGCTGCCGGTGAGAAGCGTGCGGTCGTGAAGCCGGACGGGTCGCTGGGTGTGGCCACGGTGATGACCGTGACGCTCTCGGTCGATCATCGCGCCATCGACGGCGCTCTGGCCGCCAAATGGACGTCTTCGTTCCGCGAAGTGGTGGAAAACCCGTTCACGCTGGTCGTCTGA
- the lpdA gene encoding dihydrolipoyl dehydrogenase: protein MSTTDFDLIVVGGGPGGYVAALRAAQLKLSVAVVEANHLGGICLNWGCIPTKALLRASEINHLLHDLGQFGFAVDNPRFDFQKVVGRSRAVSKQLSGGVGHLLKKAKVPVFDGFAKLAGTDGKKRKLAVTLKDGKSVTLTAKNVILATGARARKLPGLEPDGKFVWSYREALVPDELPKRLLVIGSGAIGTEFASFYRNMGSEVTLVEVADRVLPVEDEEISGLAIKAFEKQGMKVLTSAKLGTLKKSDTDVSVEIEAAGKKETYTFDRVISAVGIVGNVENIGLEGTKIVVDRTHIVTDDLCRTGEPGVFAIGDVAGAPWLAHKASHEAVMCVEAIAGKHVHPIDVTKIPGCTYCRPQVASVGYTEAKAKAAGYQVRVGRFPFIGNGKAIAMGEPDGLVKVVFDAKTGELLGAHMIGAEVTEMIQGYVIARSGELTEAELKETVFPHPTISESMHEAVLAAYDGALHF from the coding sequence ATGAGCACCACCGATTTTGATCTGATTGTTGTGGGTGGCGGTCCCGGCGGCTATGTGGCGGCTCTCCGCGCGGCACAGCTGAAACTCTCGGTCGCGGTTGTCGAAGCCAACCATCTGGGCGGTATCTGCCTCAACTGGGGCTGTATCCCGACCAAGGCGCTGCTGCGGGCTTCGGAAATCAATCATCTTCTGCATGACCTGGGGCAGTTCGGCTTTGCCGTGGATAATCCACGCTTCGATTTCCAGAAGGTCGTGGGGCGTTCGCGTGCTGTGTCGAAACAGCTTTCGGGCGGCGTAGGCCACCTGCTGAAAAAGGCGAAGGTCCCGGTCTTCGACGGTTTTGCGAAACTGGCTGGAACAGACGGCAAGAAGCGCAAGCTGGCCGTGACCCTGAAGGACGGCAAGTCGGTCACACTGACGGCAAAGAACGTCATTCTGGCGACCGGTGCGCGTGCCCGTAAGCTGCCGGGACTGGAGCCCGACGGCAAATTCGTCTGGTCTTACCGTGAAGCGCTTGTGCCTGATGAACTGCCGAAGCGCCTGCTGGTGATCGGCTCCGGTGCGATCGGCACTGAGTTCGCCTCCTTCTATCGCAACATGGGTTCCGAAGTGACGCTGGTGGAAGTCGCGGATCGCGTGCTGCCGGTTGAGGATGAGGAAATCAGCGGTCTCGCCATCAAGGCGTTCGAGAAGCAGGGCATGAAGGTGCTGACCAGCGCGAAGCTCGGCACGCTGAAGAAGTCCGACACGGACGTTTCGGTCGAGATCGAAGCGGCTGGAAAGAAAGAAACCTATACGTTCGATCGCGTCATTTCAGCAGTGGGTATTGTCGGCAATGTCGAGAATATCGGTCTGGAAGGCACGAAGATTGTCGTGGATCGCACGCATATCGTGACGGACGATCTCTGCCGCACGGGCGAGCCGGGTGTGTTCGCCATTGGTGACGTGGCGGGTGCGCCGTGGCTGGCCCACAAGGCAAGCCATGAGGCGGTCATGTGCGTGGAAGCGATTGCCGGCAAGCATGTGCATCCCATCGACGTGACGAAGATTCCGGGTTGCACCTACTGCCGTCCGCAGGTGGCTTCGGTTGGCTACACCGAAGCGAAGGCAAAAGCGGCTGGTTATCAGGTTCGTGTCGGCCGTTTCCCGTTCATCGGCAACGGCAAGGCGATTGCGATGGGTGAGCCGGACGGTCTGGTCAAAGTCGTTTTTGACGCCAAGACTGGAGAGCTTCTGGGCGCGCACATGATCGGTGCGGAAGTGACGGAGATGATTCAGGGCTATGTCATCGCCCGTAGTGGTGAACTGACGGAGGCGGAACTGAAAGAAACCGTCTTCCCGCATCCGACAATCTCTGAGTCGATGCATGAAGCCGTACTGGCGGCTTATGACGGAGCGCTGCATTTTTAA
- a CDS encoding HAD family phosphatase has product MTEQIIPAHLRSATALPVHGVVFDMDGLLLDSETLAMDALVDAGKDLGYDIPMSFCRSMIGVPADGCRKLVHEAYGVDFPMEDFFARQEVVLREYVDNGRLVLKTGVLPLLDLLDDFRIPRAIATSSSRYRTDHHLELVGLDKRFDATVTRDDVSAGKPDPEPYLKAAEKIGVEPKYCLALEDSHSGARAAHAAGIRVIVVPDLLQPADDIYEKALAIVDDLTVVRAYLKTILKAA; this is encoded by the coding sequence ATGACAGAGCAGATCATTCCAGCCCATCTCCGCAGTGCAACTGCCCTCCCTGTCCATGGGGTGGTGTTCGATATGGACGGGTTGCTGCTCGACAGTGAGACGCTGGCTATGGATGCGCTGGTCGATGCCGGGAAAGACCTTGGCTACGACATTCCGATGAGTTTCTGTCGTTCCATGATCGGCGTGCCTGCGGATGGATGCCGCAAACTGGTGCATGAAGCGTATGGCGTGGATTTCCCCATGGAGGATTTCTTCGCCCGTCAGGAAGTAGTGCTCAGGGAATATGTCGACAATGGCAGGCTGGTTCTGAAAACCGGTGTGCTGCCCCTGCTGGATCTTCTGGATGACTTCCGCATCCCGCGGGCGATCGCCACGTCTTCAAGCCGTTATCGTACGGATCACCATCTGGAACTTGTCGGCCTCGACAAGCGTTTTGACGCGACGGTCACACGGGATGATGTCAGCGCTGGCAAACCTGATCCCGAGCCCTATCTGAAAGCCGCTGAAAAGATCGGCGTTGAGCCGAAATACTGCCTTGCGCTCGAGGACTCCCATTCCGGTGCGCGGGCTGCGCACGCTGCGGGTATACGGGTCATCGTTGTGCCGGATCTTCTTCAGCCAGCCGATGATATTTATGAAAAGGCGCTGGCGATCGTGGATGATCTCACTGTCGTCAGAGCCTATTTGAAGACTATTCTGAAAGCAGCCTGA
- a CDS encoding mannitol dehydrogenase family protein: MYLSRKTLPHLPQNVYHPKFDLSQLTPGILHLGCGNFHRAHQAVATQAAINREGPDGLKWGIVSATMRRPDLVNQLRPQDNLYTLLTRVEDRTVASVIGSIHEMVFSGDEAVDLSERVADPRIRIVSLTVTASGYYLTADGRLDPEAQAIQQDLSAPHPRTAIGILANGLALVKQRGAVPPVILCCDNVSHNGATLRQAVMDYASLRGDDRLAAWIGEAVQFPDTMVDRIAPSSHVDDVADAKHALGGIVDAAPVSAEPWFQWIIGSFDGSRPYWEAHPGTKFVQDVAVFEAAKLQMLNGSHMLLAYTGALAGLNTIAEAASDPSLGRITARFMRDEQTASIALSAEELDDYTQALMVRFQNPGIVHDAERVGRNGSAKMADRVMRAMRDNLVAGRSVSGASLLIASWIRWFALNDQDALELSLTDPKAKILQRICAEARDDHKAQAEAFLAMEEVFGPPLPDHDRIVAEIAGLLRRLTEEDVPSVLRELAA; the protein is encoded by the coding sequence TTGTATCTCAGCCGAAAAACTCTCCCCCACCTCCCCCAGAACGTCTACCACCCCAAGTTCGATCTCTCCCAACTCACACCCGGCATTCTCCATCTCGGTTGCGGCAATTTCCATCGCGCCCATCAGGCTGTCGCAACGCAGGCGGCCATCAACCGGGAAGGCCCGGACGGCCTCAAATGGGGCATTGTCAGCGCCACCATGCGGCGCCCCGACCTCGTGAACCAGCTCCGGCCACAGGACAATCTCTATACCCTGCTCACCCGCGTTGAAGACAGGACCGTCGCCTCAGTCATCGGCTCCATCCATGAGATGGTGTTTTCCGGTGACGAGGCGGTCGATCTGTCTGAACGCGTCGCCGATCCCCGGATACGCATCGTCTCCCTGACCGTGACGGCCAGCGGTTATTACCTGACCGCCGATGGACGGCTCGACCCGGAAGCGCAGGCAATCCAGCAGGATCTTTCGGCACCGCATCCACGCACGGCCATCGGTATTCTGGCGAACGGTCTTGCTCTGGTGAAGCAGCGTGGTGCTGTTCCGCCCGTGATCCTGTGCTGTGACAATGTCAGCCATAACGGCGCAACCCTCAGGCAGGCCGTTATGGATTACGCCTCCCTGCGTGGCGATGACCGGCTGGCGGCATGGATTGGCGAGGCGGTTCAGTTCCCCGATACGATGGTCGACCGGATTGCACCATCAAGTCACGTCGATGACGTCGCCGATGCCAAACACGCTCTCGGGGGAATTGTCGATGCTGCGCCGGTTTCTGCCGAACCATGGTTTCAGTGGATCATCGGGTCGTTCGATGGCTCTCGTCCCTACTGGGAGGCCCACCCCGGAACAAAATTCGTCCAGGATGTCGCTGTCTTTGAGGCCGCCAAGCTCCAGATGCTGAACGGCAGCCACATGCTGCTGGCCTATACCGGAGCCCTGGCGGGTCTGAACACAATCGCGGAAGCCGCCAGCGATCCCTCCCTCGGACGCATCACCGCCCGTTTCATGCGCGACGAGCAGACAGCCAGCATTGCCCTCTCCGCGGAAGAGCTGGACGATTACACGCAGGCGCTGATGGTCCGCTTCCAGAATCCCGGCATCGTTCATGACGCAGAGCGGGTGGGACGCAACGGTTCGGCCAAGATGGCTGACCGGGTGATGCGCGCCATGCGGGACAATCTTGTCGCGGGCCGCTCCGTTTCCGGGGCATCACTGCTTATCGCCAGTTGGATACGCTGGTTTGCGCTGAACGATCAGGACGCGCTGGAGCTTTCCCTGACCGACCCCAAGGCGAAGATCTTGCAACGCATCTGCGCCGAAGCCCGCGACGATCACAAGGCACAGGCGGAAGCCTTCCTCGCCATGGAAGAGGTGTTTGGGCCGCCTCTGCCGGATCATGATCGTATCGTAGCGGAGATTGCAGGTCTGCTGCGGCGACTGACGGAGGAAGATGTGCCCTCCGTCCTGCGTGAACTCGCAGCCTGA
- a CDS encoding dihydrodipicolinate synthase family protein, producing MSIFQGLSAFPITPANEHGVVDTEAVMRLTGHLSANGVDSIGLLGITGIYAYLSRTERCCAIRAAVKTVGGKTPLIVGIGTLRTDDAQNLAHDVAAEGADGLLMAPVSYTPLTQEEAYQHYKAVAEVTSLPLCIYNNPVQP from the coding sequence ATGTCAATCTTTCAAGGCCTTTCGGCTTTCCCTATTACGCCAGCCAACGAACATGGTGTGGTGGATACGGAGGCTGTCATGCGCCTGACGGGACATCTGTCGGCTAATGGAGTGGATTCCATCGGCCTCTTGGGAATTACTGGCATCTATGCCTATCTGAGTCGTACCGAGCGCTGTTGCGCCATCCGGGCAGCCGTCAAAACAGTCGGGGGCAAAACGCCGCTGATCGTGGGGATCGGTACGCTGCGCACCGACGATGCCCAGAACCTTGCACACGATGTCGCGGCAGAGGGCGCCGACGGATTGCTGATGGCTCCTGTGTCCTACACGCCTCTGACGCAGGAAGAAGCCTATCAGCATTACAAAGCAGTCGCCGAAGTTACGTCTCTGCCGCTCTGCATCTACAACAATCCGGTTCAGCCGTGA
- a CDS encoding DMT family transporter, with protein MKRTTEGWGSGLLGVIIFSGSLPATRVAVADFSPIFLTCARAVIAALLGSVFLFAFRQPRPERRDIIPLFLVAVGGVVGFPLLTALALQHITSAYSIVFIGLLPLATAIFGVLRGGEHPKPAFWLFSTIGAAAVAGFALYGSQAGNVTGDLLMVAAILVCGLGYAEGATLSRRLGGWQVISWSLLLSLPLMAIIALAYLPTSWGNIHLSSWIGLGYVSVFSMLIGFIFWYRGLALGGIAGVGQLQLLQPFFGLLLAALFLHEPVAWTMLASTLIVVLCVAGAKRFS; from the coding sequence ATGAAACGGACGACCGAAGGATGGGGCAGCGGTTTGCTAGGCGTCATAATCTTCAGTGGCTCTCTACCGGCAACGCGCGTTGCCGTCGCGGATTTCTCACCCATTTTCCTGACCTGCGCACGCGCTGTGATCGCCGCTCTTCTGGGGAGCGTTTTCCTGTTTGCGTTCCGTCAACCCCGACCTGAACGGCGGGATATTATTCCGCTCTTTCTTGTCGCTGTGGGTGGAGTAGTTGGCTTCCCGCTTCTGACGGCACTGGCTCTACAGCATATCACTTCGGCCTATTCTATTGTTTTTATTGGCCTACTGCCTCTGGCTACGGCAATTTTTGGTGTGTTGCGGGGCGGTGAACACCCGAAGCCCGCTTTCTGGCTGTTCTCCACCATAGGGGCAGCTGCTGTAGCGGGTTTTGCTCTTTACGGCAGTCAGGCCGGTAATGTCACAGGTGATCTTCTGATGGTCGCCGCCATTCTTGTCTGCGGCCTGGGTTACGCGGAAGGCGCGACCCTCTCCCGCCGTCTCGGGGGCTGGCAGGTCATTTCATGGTCCCTGCTGCTGTCCCTGCCACTCATGGCGATTATCGCGCTCGCTTACCTGCCGACCAGTTGGGGAAACATTCATCTCTCCTCATGGATCGGCCTTGGCTACGTTTCTGTCTTCAGCATGCTGATCGGTTTCATCTTCTGGTATCGAGGTCTGGCTCTGGGCGGCATCGCCGGCGTCGGGCAGTTGCAGTTGTTGCAACCCTTCTTTGGCCTGCTGCTTGCAGCACTTTTCCTGCATGAGCCGGTTGCCTGGACCATGCTTGCCTCGACACTCATCGTCGTTCTGTGCGTGGCCGGTGCGAAACGTTTCTCCTGA
- a CDS encoding PLP-dependent aminotransferase family protein: MEAIRQRIAARALVPGDRLPSIRQFAKTMRASPSTIVQAYDRLVAEGVIAPRLGSGFYVTGRTLPPLLLAEAHTPTTRAVDPFWVSRQSLDSDPTTLKPGCGWLPTEWMPNDALRKAFRAVARGENSILSEYGSTRGAVRLRRLLTAQFAEGGLDVSPDQVLLTGSGTQAVDLICRLLVRRGDTVLVDDPCYFNFQALLRAHEIRIVGVPYTATGPDTEAFEQIILREKPRLYITNSVVHNPTGSSLSPQTAFRLLSLSAASNLLIVEDDIFADFETTLVPRLAVMDGLEHVIRIGSFSKTLSASVRCGYIAARQDLIAGLIDLQVATSFGGPSPVITEVIADVLKGGSYRKHMLEIQRRLGKSRKVVACKLEDLGILPWVEPKSGFYLWCRLPDGQDSTDIAVRSMADNIIHAPGNVFSVSQSASSFMRFNVTQCEEERVFHSLEVLFAGRSLSKTAKSGL, translated from the coding sequence ATGGAGGCAATCAGACAGCGTATCGCTGCGCGTGCTCTTGTGCCTGGTGATCGTTTGCCGTCCATACGACAGTTTGCGAAAACCATGCGGGCCTCACCGTCTACTATTGTTCAGGCTTATGATCGGTTGGTCGCAGAAGGCGTTATCGCGCCGCGCCTGGGTTCTGGCTTCTACGTAACAGGACGCACTCTTCCTCCTCTCTTGCTGGCTGAAGCCCACACACCAACGACCCGCGCTGTTGATCCGTTCTGGGTATCGCGTCAGTCTCTGGATTCTGACCCCACAACCCTGAAGCCAGGATGTGGCTGGCTACCCACCGAATGGATGCCGAATGACGCACTGCGTAAAGCGTTTCGCGCTGTGGCGCGTGGGGAGAATAGCATTCTATCGGAGTATGGCAGCACCAGAGGCGCAGTTCGATTGAGGCGCCTCCTGACCGCCCAGTTCGCCGAAGGAGGGCTTGATGTCAGCCCGGATCAGGTTTTGTTGACAGGTTCGGGTACGCAGGCAGTTGATTTGATCTGTCGTCTATTGGTCCGTCGGGGCGATACCGTTTTGGTGGACGACCCATGCTATTTCAATTTTCAGGCCCTTCTTCGAGCGCACGAAATCCGAATTGTCGGCGTACCATACACTGCGACTGGCCCTGATACTGAAGCTTTTGAGCAGATCATCCTGCGAGAAAAACCACGTCTCTACATCACCAATTCTGTTGTCCATAATCCAACAGGCTCTTCTCTTTCTCCTCAGACAGCATTCCGTTTACTAAGCCTTTCTGCGGCCTCAAATCTTCTAATTGTTGAAGATGATATCTTTGCAGATTTTGAAACAACGTTGGTACCACGTCTAGCGGTCATGGATGGGCTAGAGCATGTGATCCGGATCGGTAGCTTCTCAAAGACACTGTCTGCTTCGGTAAGATGCGGCTACATCGCCGCCCGACAGGATCTGATTGCCGGATTGATTGACCTTCAGGTGGCGACCAGCTTTGGAGGTCCTAGTCCTGTGATCACCGAAGTCATTGCAGATGTGCTGAAAGGCGGGAGCTATCGTAAACATATGCTGGAGATCCAGCGGCGTTTGGGGAAATCTCGCAAGGTAGTTGCCTGCAAACTGGAAGACTTGGGAATATTGCCATGGGTTGAACCCAAAAGCGGCTTTTACCTATGGTGCAGGCTGCCCGATGGACAGGACTCAACTGACATTGCGGTAAGAAGTATGGCTGATAACATCATTCATGCCCCGGGAAATGTCTTCAGTGTAAGTCAGTCTGCTTCTTCGTTCATGCGGTTTAACGTCACGCAATGCGAAGAAGAAAGGGTTTTTCACTCTCTTGAAGTTCTTTTCGCAGGGAGATCGCTGAGCAAGACCGCGAAGAGTGGGCTGTAA